The Capricornis sumatraensis isolate serow.1 chromosome 20, serow.2, whole genome shotgun sequence genome contains the following window.
TGGACTAGTGACACTTGATGGAACCCCAGTTTCCGTCCTCAGATTGCGGCTGACATCTGGGTCCCATGATCTCAACTCCACAGTGACTGACACCAGAGCCCATGACCCATGACCCCAAGATCCTATTATCTATGCCTTCTGCTCTTGTCTAATGACCCTTGATATCTCTCCACCTCTGACCTCATCCCTGACCCATGACTTCCGACTCCATATTCAACCACTGAAACATTTTGATTCCCAAGGCCCTTGATGCACCATATTCTTAGACCCCCAGGGCATGATCCTGATGGGGGACCGTTTATCCATCCTTCCTCTGAGAAGGCAAGACCCTTGACCTCTCACCCTATACCCCCAGCTCTGTCCCTCCTGACCCCAAGACCCCCTTACTCCATGGGTGGTTAGTGGTGCCCCAGCCTGAGATGTGGCACTCGGTGCCAGCTGTTGCACAGGTCGTGGGCAAGGGCAGGGGCTGGACACTGGTGGTCAGCCGGACAGGAGTGCCCAGTCGCAGAAGCCGGAGGTCATTGTCATGGTTCCCCAGGTTGCCTCGGTAGCTGGGGTGGGTCACCGAGAGGCCACTGCGTCGGATCTGTTCTGTCCAGTCCAGTTTGCTCAGGCTGTGTTCCCCCAGGCGCACCCAGTACCTGCTGGGGGGGCACGACGGGTGGTAGGTGGGCTGTCCCGGTGCTCCCAGACCCCCTGCCCCTCTCTGCCGCTCTGCACCTTGCTGGCTGTTCTCTCGCTCCTTCATTCCCTTGCCCTCGCTCTGTCTCTCCCATCTCTCGGTCTCCATTTACACTGCCATCTCTCCTCCTCCAGCGTTTGTCCTGTCTGTCCTCTCCAAGCCACTGTGTCACTTTCTGACTCTGATTCTCTTAGCTGGTGATGCCCACAGAGGCAGGGACATCTGTTAGTCCTGTTCACTGCCCCGGAATGGGGCACCTTCTACCACCCAGCAGAAGGCCTGGGTCATCACTATTGTCAACTAAATGAAGGGGGAAATAATGAGTAGATTCTGTTTGTCTTGCTGGTGTCCCTCCCTGTCCCcacatctctctgtctctccatccaTATCTGAGAGCGTCAGACTTATAAAGCCCAatcccctcattttacagatgggaccactgaggcccagagaggtaccAGATGTAGACTTTGACATTGCACAGAGAGTTTGGGTCAGACATGGGTCCACGGCTCAGACTGGGCCAGGGGACACTAGACTGGTGACACACACCATGTGGGAAGGAAATGAGCCATGAGGGAATGTAGGGGCGGGGTGGGCAGGTTGCAAggcccctgccctccaccccaaaGCTCCCCACCCAGGTCCACCCCAGGCCCATTGTAAGGAAGTCCTACTTCCGGTCTAACCTCAGGCTCTCTTGTTGCAGGACCATCTCCTTACTCCTgtgagcccctcccctccccaccacgcTCCCTTTGACCACCCGGAATAGGGAGGCTCCCAGGTGGGGGCTTACCTGCCGCTGCAGTGAGCAGCCGTGAGAACCCACCTGCGGTCAATGAGGACCCCCCCACAGCGCAGACGGGTGCCCTCAAACAGCCCCACCTGCCAAGGCTGAGAGTGAGGAATGCACTCTGTGCCATTAGTGATCTTCTCTTTGGCCTCGTGGCTGAACCCTGAGGACAGGGACACAGGGCAGAGAGACAGGGGTCAGAGGCTTAGAGACTGTGGATCAGATAGAAAGAGGAGTACGCAGCTCTGGTGCACACAAGCCACAGCTAGGAAGTCTGCGCGCCTCAGTGAAGGATCCCACATGAGCcacgaagatcccacgtgctgcaactaagatccgatgcgggcaaataaataaatttgaaaaaaaataaagagggatACAGAATGGGCAAGAGAAAGGcgagagaaagaaacaaactgaGAGATagcgggggccgggggccgggtcAAAGGCAGGGAGACACAGACCCGTGATACACCGAGAGAGACACACTGAAAcactcagagacacagagagaaagagagaggagagtgatGCTTCAAGACAGAGAAATAGAGATTCAGAGAGGGAAAGGACAGAGACGTGGtgacagggagagacagaggggagATGGGTTGGAggatggaggaagagagagaggcacATGACCCCGGGAGATGGAAATGAATGGAGACGTCGATCTGCcagccaccctcccctcctcagtGCTCGGCATTCTCATGAGGGAGGGACCCACCTTCCCTCTGGGGGACTCACCAACGAAACACAGGAGCAAAAAGATGCTGGCCCTCATGGTGGACCACTTCCAGGTTCTGGGGGGGACGAGATGCAGCATCTCAGAGATGGCAAGTGGACCCTCCCGTTCCCATCCCTTCCACCAGCAGCTCCATGAGGAGGGGACGGTCCACACGCCCATCCCCTCAAgggtcccctccccaccctgcctcccacCGGTGTCTGCCTGCCTCCTTCTCACCTGGTCTCTCTGCCTGCCGATTCCTCCAGGTGTCTGTCGCGATCAGCCtgtccgtctctctctctctgctatcTCTACCCACCCACCAGCTTGTCCTTTCATCTGCCGGCTACCCTGCCAGTCCACGCTCCCGCTGTCCACATGTCATGCTGTCCACCTGTCTCCctccttctgtctgtctgtcccagaCCAGCGGCTGACACAGCTTTTAACTCTCTTTGTCCCAGCCCATGCTGTTTTTCCGGGTTGAGGGAAGGGGCAAGGAAGTCATGGGGTGGGGCGCCCTCTAATCCCGGGAAAACTCTTCTAGGCTAATGACACTTGACTGAGATTTACAGTTAAATGGAGGGGGGAGGAGGCCCGGATGACTCTGGAGGGAAGACCCAgcccctctccttctcccctcctctccagaCCAATCAGCAGCCACTGACTCACGGCCAACCGGGAGCCGAGTTCTAATCCCGACTCCAGTGACAAGCCTCAGGGAGGGTTGGGGAGGTGGATCCCTGGGACTCAGGGAAGGGTAGAAATGAGAGTCAGGGAAACCGAGGGTAGAGAGAGCCCGAGAACGAAGAGGTGGAAAGGGAAGAGGTTTCAAAATAGCTGAGACAGGAATTTCCAAACCGGGATCTAAGGAAGTCTGGTTCTAATGGAAGTCTTAAAATGCGCAAACAATTCTTTTCCTGGCTTTCAGAGCACAGGTCTTATGATATCAGGTCTATTTATCTAATTCCATGAAAATTGTTTTGCATGGGGACTTCCACTGAGAAAGGAATGGAATAGGGAACAGAGAGGGAGGATGAAAGAGATTTAGGGCAGAGtccttctctctcattctctttctgccatcatcttttttttttttaattaaaattcacataacataaaatctaGATTTGGGGgatttctgtggtggtccagtccccagtgcaggagacatgggttcgatccctggtcagggagctaagattccacaatCTTCAGAGAAACTAAGCCAACTATGAAAGATCCCGCGTCCTGgaactaagacccaacatagccaaatacataaatatttttttaaaaatccagcctTTGAACCAGTTTAAAGTCTACCATGCAGTGAATTTTCCTGTACTCAGAATgttttgcaaccatcaccaccatctaattccagaatattttcatcacccccaaagaaCACCCTCTACCTGTTAAGCTGATGCCTATCCActgatgaatggacaaataaaatgTCTGTCCCTACTATGGCGTTCAtggtgttaagtcacttcagttatgtctgactcttagcgaccccatggactgtagctcaccaggctcctctgtccatgggattctccaggcaagaatactggggtgggttgccctgtctcccttcaggggatcttccccacccagggggtcgaacctgcgtctcttgcgtctcctgcattggcaggctggttagcaccacttgggaagcccactatATATTCAACTATTAATATTAAAGGAACAAGTACCGATGTATGCTATCCatggagaagggcttccctggtgcctcggttggtaaagaatctgcccgcagtgcagcagacccaggttagatccctcagtggggaagatgccctggagaaggaaatggcaatccactccagcattcttgcgtggaaaatcccatggacagaggaggctggcggggtacagtccatggggttgccaagagtcagacacaacgtagCAACTAAACCAGCATCATACGTGGGTGGAACCTTGATAACACTGTGGAgggtgaaagaagtcagtcacaaaggACCACAAACCATACGATCTCGTTTATTTCAAATGCCCAGAAAAGGCAAACTGGTGGAGACGGAAGGAAAGTGGTTCAGTGGTCGCCTGGGGCCGCGGGGAGTCGGGATGGGGAGTGAATGCTTGGTGGTTCTCTTTGACACACGGACTTGCAGCTTGTGACCTCCACATAAAGCCAATTCCTTTCTGTAGCTGGAGGCTCAAAGAGGACAGACCTCCTGCTTTCAAGAAAAGCGCCGAGAGCCTTTGTCACCTCTCCCGGGGAGCCCCCCAGAGCTCTCAAGTCCCGGTGCCTCACACTTTCCTCTTGGGCATCATCATAAGCTCACTATGCAGCCCATTTATAGGGAGAACTCAGGGGTGCCGTCCCCGAGCACGGAGACCGccataggtgaggaaacagagacaaCTGAATGAAGCCACTTGCTCACAGCCACACAGCTGAGAAGAGGCAGAATTGGAGTTAGAGCCCAGGCAGACGGGCTCCAGAACTTGTATTGTTAATCATTTCCCAAGTATGTGAATGAACAAAAGCATGACTAACTGAAGGAATATACGTGTGAATAGATGAATGTAGAGGGGCTGCTGTGGGTTTCAAAGAAAGAGAGTGAGCTTTTGGAAATGTACAGACTGGGTTGAAACCTCAGTTCATCTCGTGACTCACTGGGGACCATGGGACACTCTCTTGTCTTGTCCTCTATTTGTCCGTCAGATAAATGCATCTGGGAGGAAGCTGAATGTTTACCGACCACTTCCCCTTGGGGTCAGCAAGCAAGGTAACAAAAGATGAGTGGGAGGGGAgaaaataaattaggagtttgggattaacataaacacactactatatataaaataggaaaaaaccaaccaaacaaggactactgtatagcgcagggaactatattcagtatcttgtaataacctacaatggataagaatctgaaaaactatatatgaatatatatatgaatcactttgctgtatacttcaAACTAACATAACAATGTAAACCACACttcaagaaaaaagtgaaaacaaacattaaagatgtttggggggactttcctggtggtccagtagttaagaatccgtctgccaatccaggggacatgggttcgatcccttgccGGGGAGATCCCacgcccgggaagatcccacatatctcAGGACAGCTAAGTCTGTGTGCCTGACTACGGAAGCCTGCGGGCCCAATAGCTCAAGCTCtgcagcagcaagagaagcctccgcaatgagaagcctgagctctGTAACTAGAGAGTATAACccagctcgctgcaactagagaaagcccacacacagcaacaacaaagacccagcacagccaaacatgaagaaaaaattttcaaTAATGATGGATGGGGTATCATGTATGCTAAATGCAGACATGAGTAAGATTGCCCcatccattcatttctttttataaagaagGGACTTTCAAAGCTGACAGATGACAGAATCTTTCTGCAGTCTTCAGTTTATCCTTTCACCTCTCATTCTATTTCTGTCTCATtgattcactcaacaaacattctGCGGTTGCCCTGTGTACCTACCTGACCCTCTGCTGGGTGatgctggggtcacagagtttaATCAGAACCCACCCACAGCCCCATACCCCCTCCCAGGTATTGCCCCGTTTTTCTAGCATCCTTCCCAGCAAAACTTCTCCATGGAGATCTACTCACTGTTTGCACCCTACAGCCACAGTCTTTCTTGGGTCTCCAGAGATTTCCATGTTGAGCAATCCAACGGTCACCTGTCTGTCCCCGTCTTACTCAAGCTTCGGGCAGTGTTCAAAACACGGCCAGCCCCTCCTCTCCCGGCTTCCTTCTGGGACACCGTGCATTTCTGGTTTCCCTCCTACTCCTGactctccttcccagcctccCTCATGAATAGGACCTTTTCCCTCCATCAGTGTCAGTACAAACAAGGGTGTTCCCAGGGCTCTGTCCTAAGCCATGTCCTCTGCACCTGAGTGTGTACACTCAGTCTCACCCACCACCTGGGGCAGGCTGGTTCTCAGGTCTCTCCCCAGCTTTATTCCTGAGCATCCGACAGCCCTCTGGACAAGCTAAAGCTAGCTCGCCATCTCTCCCCACCGACCTGTTCTCAGACCCTACATTATCCGTCTTTGTGGTTGGCTCCACCGTCCCCCCGGTCCCCTGCCCAGACTCTTCTCTCTGGAACCCAGCTTCTTTTCTCTCACTCTCTTCGCAGACCACCCCTtgtagtttttctgtttttgcattACAGAAAGAACAATGCACAGAAGACAGTGGGCTACAGGACTGCCAGACCCAATCA
Protein-coding sequences here:
- the LOC138096372 gene encoding kallikrein-12-like isoform X1, whose product is MRASIFLLLCFVGFSHEAKEKITNGTECIPHSQPWQVGLFEGTRLRCGGVLIDRRWVLTAAHCSGSRYWVRLGEHSLSKLDWTEQIRRSGLSVTHPSYRGNLGNHDNDLRLLRLGTPVRLTTSVQPLPLPTTCATAGTECHISGWGTTNHPWSPFPDRLQCLSLSIVSNATCRAVFPGRITDNMVCAGGEAGEDACQGDSGGPLVCGGVLQGLVSWGSVGPCGQEGIPGVYTNICKYVDWIQTVMRNN